One genomic segment of Suricata suricatta isolate VVHF042 chromosome 16, meerkat_22Aug2017_6uvM2_HiC, whole genome shotgun sequence includes these proteins:
- the TCF25 gene encoding transcription factor 25 isoform X2, which translates to MLNRINIEDLEEGPVVNGERADRLLTDTVVSGDRRRSQSGGADTKKAGDVADAAAPPEQSTISGKLRKKKKKQKNKKNTTGEILENGLEDIDRILERIEDGSGSSRPGPPPLSAKRHVLYVEHRHLNPDTELKRYFGARAVLGEQRPRQRQRVYPKCTWLTTPKSSWPRYTKPGLSMRLLESRNGLSFFAFEHSEEYQQTQHKFLAAVESMEPNNIVVLLQTSPYHVDSLLQLSDACRFQEDQEMARDLVERALYSMECAFHPLFSLTSGTCRLDYRRPENRSFYLALYKQMSFLEKRGCPRTALEFCKLILSLEPDEDPLCMLLLIDHLALRARNHDYLIRLFQEWEAHRNLSQLPNFAFSVPLAYFLLSQQADLPEQELSSAREQASLLIRQALIMFPGALLPLLEYCSVRPDATVATHSFFGPDAEISQPPALSQLVSLYLGRSHFLWKEPATMSWLEENVHEVLQVVESGDPAVGACESRRKVLYQRAPRNIHRHVVLSEVKEAVAALPPDVTTQSVMGFDPLPPLDTIYSYVRPERLSPVSHGNTIALFFRSLLPNYSMEGERLDDGGAGGLNHNQGLNRLMLAVRDMMANFHVHDAEVAREDSPEGDGEWD; encoded by the exons ATAAACATTGAGGACCTTGAGGAGGGACCAGTCGTGAATGGGGAGAGAGCCGACCGTCTGCTTACAGACACTGTGGTGTCAGGGGACAGGAGGCGGTCCCAGAGCGGAGGCGCAGACACCAAGAAAGCTGGAGACGTGGCTGACGCGGCAGCGCCCCCAGAGCAG TCAACTATAAGTGGGAAACTccgaaagaagaaaaagaaacagaagaataagaaaaacactaCAGGAGAAATTTTG GAAAACGGGCTGGAAGACATCGACCGCATCTTGGAGAGGATTGAGGACGGCAGCGGCTCAAGCCGCCCCGGCCCGCCCCCCCTGAGCGCCAAGAGGCACGTCCTGTATGTGGAGCACAG ACACTTGAATccagacacagaactgaaaaggTATTTTGGTGCTCGAGCCGTGCTGGGGGAACAGAG GCCGAGGCAGCGGCAGCGTGTGTACCCCAAGTGTACGTGGTTGACGACCCCCAAGAGCAGCTGGCCGCGGTACACCAAACCAG GCCTGTCGATGCGGCTGCTGGAGTCCAGGAATGGCCTCTCCTTCTTTGCGTTTGAACACAGTGAGGAGTACCAGCAGACGCAGCACAAGTTCCTGGCCGCCGTGGAGTCCATGGAGCCCAACAACATCGTG GTTCTGCTCCAGACCAGCCCGTACCACGTTGACTCGCTCCTGCAGCTCAGCGACGCCTGCCGCTTTCAGGAGGACCAGGAGATGGCCCGGGACCTCGTAG AGAGAGCGCTGTACAGCATGGAGTGTGCCTTCCACCCCCTGTTCAGTCTCACCAGTGGGACCTGCCGGCTGGATTACCGCAGACCTGAGAACAG GAGCTTCTACCTGGCCCTCTACAAGCAGATGAGCTTCCTGGAGAAGCGTGGCTGCCCCCGCACGGCGCTGGAGTTCTGCAAGCTCATCCTGAG CCTGGAGCCGGACGAGGACCCTCTGTGCATGCTGCTGCTCATTGACCACCTGGCCTTGCGTGCGCGCAACCACGACTACCTGATCCGCCTCTTCCAGGAGTGGGAG GCTCATCGAAATCTGTCTCAGCTCCCAAACTTTGCCTTCTCTGTGCCATTGGCCTATTTTCTGCTGAGTCAGCAAGCAGACCTCCCCGAGCAGGAGCTCAGCTCTGCGAGGGAGCAGGCCTCTCTCCTGATCCGACAGGCACTGATCATGTTCCCTGGAG CCCTCCTGCCTCTGCTGGAGTACTGCAGCGTGCGGCCAGACGCCACTGTCGCCACTCACAGCTTTTTTGGCCCAGACGCGGAGATAAG CCAGCCCCCCGCCCTGAGCCAGCTGGTGAGCCTGTACCTCGGGAGATCGCACTTCCTCTGGAAGGAGCCGGCCACCATGAGCTGGCTGGAGGAGAACGTCCACGAGGTTCTGCAGGTGGTGGAGTCCGGGGACCCTGCGGTGGGCGCCTGTGAGAGCAG GCGGAAGGTCCTCTACCAGCGTGCGCCCAGAAATATCCACCGCCACGTAGTCCTGTCTGAGGTGAAGGAAGCCGTTGCCGCCCTCCCCCCG GACGTGACCACGCAGTCTGTGATGGGCTTTGACCCCCTACCTCCTTTGGACACCATCTACTCCTACGTCAGACCAGAGAG GCTGAGTCCTGTCAGCCACGGAAACACAATTGCCCTCTTCTTCCGGTCCTTGCTGCCCAATTACAGCATGGAG GGGGAGAGGCTGGACgatggaggggctgggggtctgaACCACAACCAAGGCTTGAATAGGCTGATGCTGGCTGTGCGAGA